The Raphanus sativus cultivar WK10039 unplaced genomic scaffold, ASM80110v3 Scaffold2581, whole genome shotgun sequence genome contains a region encoding:
- the LOC130505787 gene encoding uncharacterized protein LOC130505787: MHPEWGIGAVLHQRKKPVAFFSEKLSGATLNYPTYDKELYALVRALETWQQLPKYKKGRKNMVADALSRRHALITTMDAKVLGFEHIKELYKDDPELKRSIPELWKGAFHSYHLHEGFYLETSVCAFPKVP, from the exons ATGCATCCGGAGTGGGGTATAGGAGCCGTGCTTCATCAGAGAAAGAAACCAGtagccttcttcagtgagaaactaagtggagcCACTCTCAACTACCCCACTTATGACAAAGAGCTTTACGCTTTGGTTAGAGCTTTGGAGACTTGGCAACAATTACCTAAG tacaagaagggaagGAAAAACATGGTAGCTGATGCCTTATCAAGAAGACATGCTTTGATCACCACTATGGATGCTAAGGTGCTAGGGTTTGAGCATATTAAGGAGCTATACAAAGATGACCCGGAACTGAAAAGAAGCATACCAGAATTGTGGAAAGGAGCTTTCCATTCTTATCATTTGCATGAAGGGTTCTATTTAGAGACAAGCGTTTGTGCATTCCCCAAAGTTCCATGA